ctgtcttcagacacaccagaagagggcatgagatcccattacagatggttgtgagccaccatgtggttgctgggaattgaactcaggacttttggaagagcagttggtgctcttaaccactgatccatttcTTAGTGTCTTCTTTAAGCTCCTTGAGTTCTTGAGGTGGTTTATTCTGTGCCCTGGGGTTTATccagggcagtggttctcaaccttccttgcCGGGAGCCATTCCCACAGAGATCTCAGTCATTTCTAGTCTGCTTTCTctagcctgcttttagaaggacatgtactagcttaaagattagccaagaaagctagatggtcagtatatgcagagctcacccaagtgggctcgaacaaatgaagctcacctgtggttaagtTACCTTAGCAACTCCTTTccccttcacctcctcatgatcaattttTAGTGCCAAGTTCCTACAGCACTTGCCAAcacttccctgagattctgagagacaattctgagaaactgttcctgagaaataaccctgagattgttccctgaatacaatgactttcccccttcgcCCCTcaccacacctgcttgcttgcctttatattgccttgtgtaaaaaataaaaaatgacagttTGATCAGAATCTGTCTTGCTGTCCGTCtctcgtgtctcttgtctctcgcctttctCTAGGTGgtccggggaccctgttgactgttcTGCGGATCGGGACATTTCCTAATGCTGaaaccctttaatgcagttcctcatgttgtggtgatccctcaaccataaatttatttctgtcactacttcataactgtacttttgctactgttatgaattgtgatgtaaatatctgtgttttccaaagaTCTTAGGAGACCCCTCGGAAAGGGTCTTTCTATGCCCAAAGGGGTCGAAGCCCAGAGTCTGAGAAGTTCTGTTGCAGTTAATCCTCATTGGCAAACACTTCTACGGGACTGGAGAAACGGTGGCTTGAACTTTCATAGTGCTATTCTTGTGACGGCATCTGGGCGTGTGAACGTCCTTTGTGCTGATTTTGTTATGGACAGAACAAGTTGGGGAAGAGAAGGTGTGTGGGAAGGTTGGGTCTAGAGATTGGAAATAGCTTGGATGGaatgaaggcaggcaggcagaggagcCTGGACTTTCTGTTCCAAGCCTAGAGTGTGATCTGTTTGATGGAAAGGCTGGATAGGACTCGGGAAAGTCCTGTGGTTTGGGGCTAGGTAGGAACGATCCTGGGCCAACCCTAGAATCCTTTACAGTGAAGGttaggctgtgctggctgtgtgCTGGCTGTAGGACCCAGGCGAAATCTAGCGGGTTATAAAAAAGCTATAGATGGGGGGTGCAGGGGTACTCACCAGGCTAGACCCTGGAGGAGGACAGAGGATGTCTGGGTATCTAGAGAGTAGTGAAGGTGGCTCAGAAGGGACCTGTGGGTGGTTGCAGATAGAACAGGTCCTTGTGGAGGCCTTGGCTTCAGTGCAGGCACAGGTGGCCAGAATAGGCTGGGGTGCTGGTTGTGGGACCCAGACTGTAGACAAATAAGGACCGGACATTTGAGGGTACCACCAGGCTAAAGCCTCGAGGAGGACATGGAAATTCTGAATAAGGAATGGGGTGGCAGAAACAGTGCCCAAATGAAGGACCTCTGACTTATATAGCTCTTATATTGtgtagtgacacacctcctccaacaaggccacacctctccaataaagccacacctcctccagcaaggccacaccccctccaacaagaccacacctctctAATAAAGCCattcctcctccaacaaggccacacctcttccaacaaggccacacctcttccaacaaggccacacctctccaATAAAGCcgcacctcctccagcaaggccacaccccctccaacaagaccacacctctccAATAAAGCcgcacctcctccagcaaggccacaccccctccaacaagaccacacctctccAATAAAGCCattcctcctccaacaaggccacacctcttccaacaaagccacatctcttaatccttcccaagtaGTTCCACTATCTGGGGACCAAGCATAGATgatcttttgggggagggggcattctcattcaaaccatcacagtagcTGAGTGTCAGTCATGGTGGTCAAGTAGTCCTCACATGATACTGTATTATTTGAGGTGTTGAATGATTTTGCTATGGGGTTTCATGTGACGCTGCCACTGTGTGACTCTCAGTGGTTGTTATGTATGTGCACCTGCGCGTGTGAGTATGCACAGGGATGGTGgccattgtgtgtatgtgcatgtgtgtgtgtgtgtgtgtacatgtgtatatgtgtgtgtgtgtgtgcacacgcgcacacatgtgcacacagggaTTATGCTTCATGGCTGAATGTACCCCTCATGCCTGGGTATCCCCGAGGATAACTGTCTCTCAGTAAGTAGCAAGTGTCTCAGCACTGTGGAGGAATAGCTAGCTCCTGTGGGTGGCTGACCTACCTCCACGGCTCCATAGCCCCTGTAGGCCCTCAGTGTTCCCCTGGAAGGGATTCAGGTCTGCTGCGGACTACCTCATGTTTCTGTCCACGCAGCTTtccctcctctgtcccctcccccacagtcaCCATAAGGTGCATACGTTTTCTGTCACCCAGCAGTGGCTTTCCCACTCTCTGCTGTTGCTTCTGGAGGTTCTGGGTGTGGAGCGCATAGCATGAGGCACAGGAAGCCCCCCTCCAGTGTTGTGTATCAGTGACACCCTTCCGCTCCCTTCAGGCTGAGGCCCCGGAAGGAGCAGGGCACATATGCGCTGTCCCTGGTCTATGGGAAGACGGTGTACCACTATCTCATCAGCCAGGACAAGGCTGGCAAGTACTGCATCCCGGAAGGCACCAAGTTTGACACGCTCTGGCAGGTAGGCGGCCCACGTTCTGAGGAGAGCCCTGTGGTAGTGTGCTCAGCTTGGGCGTGGGAGGCCCCACCTGACACCCCTTTCCGCAGCTGGTGGAGTACCTGAAGCTGAAGGCGGATGGACTCATTTACCGCCTGAAGGAGGTCTGTCCCAACAGCAGCGCCAGCGCCGCAGGtgagaggggcagagacaggaggcagacaggcacAGAGGAGGTCTGCCCCCTATACCCACCACTTCCTTCTGCCCCCCAACAGCTGCTGCACCCACCCTCCCGGCCCACCCCTCCACATTTGCTCAGGTGAGCCCGTGGCACCTCAGTGTTCGGACTGGGCATTGGGAGGATGAGTGGGAGGAACTTGGGTGGAAGAAAGATTGCCATGCAGGGGACTGTCCCTGGGGTGtcctcagcaggcagcaggcgtGGGTCTCAAGAGAGGGCTGGGTCTCGCTGACTGCTGCTGACCCTGTGACCTTTAGCCTCAGAGACGAGCGGATACCCTGAACTCGGATGGATACACCCCTGAACCAGGTGAGCAGCAGAGGCGGAGCTGTGCGCGCTTATGCCCTTAAAGCAGGGTCCCTGGCTGGCCTGTGGGACGTAGCAAGAGGTGACAAAGTCAGAGCCATTGCCAGGGGTCTGCCCCATGATCCTCAGTGATCCTCAGTGATCCTCATAGTCACCATGCCTGCTCATGTGCAGTGACTCCTGGCGCTTGCTGACACCCGAGGGTGGGTAAATCGTGGCCCGTGGCCATGCGTCTGGCGCGTCTGAGCTTCCCGTGTCCTCTGcgcgcccctccccctcccctgttcccaTCCCTTTCTAACCTGGGAGTGTGCGATCATGTGTATACCCAGCACGCTTAGCGTCGGCAGACAAGCCCCGGCCAACGCCGATGGACACAAGTGTGTACGAGAGTCCCTACAGCGACCCCGAGGAGCTCAAGGACAAGAAGCTCTTCCTGAAGCGAGAGAACCTCCTCGTGGCAGATATCGAACTTGGCTGTGGCAACTTCGGCTCGGTGCGCCAGGGAGTCTACCGCATGCGCAAGTACGAAGGGCCCTTCCCCCACCGCGTGGGCATCAGGGCAGAGCAGTGCAGGGCAGAGCAGTGCAGGAGCCGGGGTGTCTGTCTCATTTGCCTGAGAAGCAGACTCTAGGGCGGGATGTGGCATGATGGATGGTTACCTGGAAAGCCTGGGGACCCCCGAGAGGAAGACACCGTCCTATGCTAGGAGGGTTTGGTTAAACTGAAGTTATGCAGAGGGGGAGCCCCTGTTACCTGTTGACAGGCCGTATAGGCACTCACGGGAAGGGGTCTTTGGCTTAGGCAGTCCAGGCATCTCTGGGAGCCGTTGCCTTGACAGCGAGTCACAGGGTACAGCGTAGACTCGGGGGACAAGAGAGCCAGGGGTGGACTGTGCTTGCCCAGTTACCACCTGTGCTGTGTCTGTGGCCACGTGCTGGGGCAGGAAGCAGATCGATGTGGCCATCAAGGTGCTGAAGCAGGCCACAGAGAAGGCGGACAAGGACGAGATGATGCGGGAGGCCCAGATCATGCACCAGCTCGACAACCCCTACATCGTGCGGCTCATCGGCGTGTGCCAGGCTGAGGCGCTCATGCTCGTCATGGAGATGGCGGGAGGCGGCCCACTGCACAAGTTCCTGCTTGGAAAGAAGTGAGCTGGCCGGCCGCTCTCAGGGTGGGGGGGAATGGGGGGGTGGGgataggggatgggggtgggggagggagacagacaggtagagagacagagagagacagagacacagacacagagagatagacacacacatatagacatacagagacagaaagacagacatggacaaatacagagagacagacagacacacagagacagacacagagacacagaaagagaaagacagacacacacagacagacacacaaaggcacacacagacacagtgagagagacagacacagagacacagaaagagacagacacacacaggcagacagacacacaaagacacacaaagagacagagacagagaaacacacagagacacacagagaaagacagacacatacagagacagacacagagacacacacatacagagacacagagagacagacagacacggacCACACCACCTGCCTTTACTTCTTCATGAACACACCTGCCCTGTGTGTAGTCTGATGCCCACACTCATACTGCAAAGAAGAGCTCTTGACTCTGTTTCCCCACATGCACCATGGTGGTGATAGCAGGGTCCGTGCCCAGGGCTCCTGTAAGCATTGAACAGGTAATAAAGCTATTAGCATCTGGCACTGCAAACAAGGATCTGGTTCTGTATGGCAGCCGCCTCATGGATGCCCAGGTTTTCTGGGCAACACCCATGCCCCATGGGAAACGAGGCTGACCCCACTATCCCCTCCACCCCAGAGAGGAGATTCCGGTGAGCAACGTGGCTGAACTGCTGCACCAGGTGGCCATGGGCATGAAGTATTTGGAGGAGAAGAACTTTGTGCACCGCGACCTGGCGGCCCGGAATGTCCTACTGGTCAATCGGCACTACGCCAAGATCAGCGACTTTGGCCTGTCCAAAGCTCTGGGTGCTGACGACAGCTATTACACAGTGAGCACCACCCCAGTGGTGCCGGGGTGGAGGTGACTGGTGGGTGAGGGGTCCCGGGCTCCTGACCTAGCGGGCTCCTCCCCTTCCCAGGCCCGTTCTGCAGGGAAGTGGCCTCTGAAGTGGTATGCACCAGAGTGCATCAACTTCCGGAAGTTCTCCAGCCGCAGTGATGTCTGGAGCTACGGGGTCACCATGTGGGAGGCCTTCTCCTATGGCCAGAAGCCTTACAAGGTAGGCTGGGCAGCTTGGCAGTGGCGGGCTGGGGAGGTGGACCAGCGTGAGGGACCCTAGCTCCTCGTGCTCACATGCCTTTGTACCTGGTCTGAGCAGAAAATGAAGGGCCCCGAGGTCCTGGAATTCATCAAGCAGGGTAAGAGGATGGAGTGCCCACCGGAGTGTCCACCCGAGATGTACGCACTCATGGGTGACTGCTGGATATACAAGTGAGTTCCTGGGGTGTAGCCCTCAGCCCTGAGCCTCTCAGAGAAGTCCTTATGCCCAGTCCATGCTACCTTTACACTTAGTAATCCACTCAGAGAGTCCCCAGCACACGGTCCCGGAACACTAGACCACCTGGTCACCCTGCCACCCAGCGTGGCGTTGGTAGAGTCCCACACCCGGGATGACTTTTATTGTCAACCCTACCAGCCAACGTTCAACATCCAATGACTCAGGGAAGCCACTGGTTCTGGAGCCAAGCACTGCACCCACTTAACTCTCAGTCACTCTACCCCACCCAGACGGGACGACAAGGAGACACCCCAACAAGCCACCTTCTAGCGATTGTGAAATATGACGCTCCAACATTTGATACACTGCAAAACAACCGTGGCATTGACTTTGGAACAGTCCTCCTGACAGGGATGGGGTGTGCCTCCCATTTCGACTCAAGTTAACTCAGCCTCTCTCAGAAAAGACCCCCAACACCCAAGCCAGATCCCGTCCCAGCACCGTGACCCAGCTCCCCACAGTCAAACCTTCTCGCGCTTTGGTACCCCCACCCAAACCACATGCCTGCCCCGTGTAAGCTTGCACCTGGCCCATGTACCCAGCGTGGCTGCCTTTCACATCCTTACCCCCTGTGGGCAGCGCTGTCCATCCTGAGCTCCAGTGCGCTGTTTCCGTGTCTCCTGGACAACACTCAGTACGACGTGGTTATCTGTGTTCTGTAAGGCAGCAGCTCTGCTTGTGTCTTAGTCAGCGTTTGTATTCCtgtgcaaacatcatgaccaagaagcaagttggtgaggaaagggtttattcagtttacacttccacactgatgttcatcaccaaaggaagtcaggactggaactcaggaagcaggagctgatgcagaggccatggagggatgtttcttactggcttgcttcccctggcttgctcatccttatctcttatagaatccaagactagcagcccagggatggcaccacccacaaggggccctccacccttgatcactaattgagaaaatgccccacagctggatctcatggagacacttccccaactgaagctcctttctctgtgatagctccagcctgtgtcaagttgacacacaaaaccagccagtacagcttgTTAAGGCTGGGCACCCCAGAATTCCATCCATCACACACCAAGGAGACCTCATCCAACAGCTCCCCCTCCTCTGAGCCCCAAAAGTCTGCCCCAACTCCCCACCCCTTGGAATCTTTCTGCCCTCTGGCTGACACTGGGTTCTTTCCTACAGGTGGGAGGATCGCCCCGACTTCCTGACTGTGGAACAACGCATGCGGAACTATTACTACAGCCTGGCCAGCCGAGCTGAGGGACCCCCACAGTGTGAACAGGCGGCCGAAGCTGCGTGTGGCTGAGCCCTAAGCCTCGCTACACCCTCTGTACAGGATGGGCTGTGTTCAGGGGCACCTGAGACCTCAGGCCCACAAGCCTGCTCGGCTGTCCCACGTGATTCTCCCTGCCTCGTGGCTGGGCCTGAGGGGGCGTGGGCTCCCAACGTCTGCTTCCACTGTTTCTGAGTGGGGGCCCGGAGTCCTCCAGGGGTCTCTCAACATCAGAATAAACTCCACTTCTCTTGGCACAAGGATTCTCATGTTCTCTGGGCCAGGGCCAGGAGCTTGGGCAATTGAAAGGAATGGATAAGAAAAACGTAGCAATCTCCTCTGTAGGTCCAGCCCCATAAGGACCCCACGGGAGACAGGACTGGAGCGCCCCCCTCTCTGTGGTAGGGTTATCCTCAGGTGAACGAGGTGCCTGGGCAAACTGGGAAATGGAGGCCAAGGCGGGTTTGAGTACTGAGAGCTATGTGTGTCAGGGCCTCTCCATCCCTGAGTAGACTGGACAGCACAGGCGTGTCTGTAACAGCCACACCAGGATCACCCGGAGAGGTTTTTATAGACTACCTGCCCTCCTTCCCAGCCAGCTGAAACAGGTTTTCAGGCCtttctatggggggggggggttctcacACCCAGTCCTGACTGGATTGTGACCAGTCCCCGCCCCAACACCTGCACCTGCCCAGTTCATTCTccccaaccccccctccccccagtcacAGCTAGGGTCCAGTTTATCACTCCACATCCCCATGTCAGTTCAGAACAGTCCTACTCAGAACTCCCCAAGTCTTACTGTCTCCATTTCTGTACCCAAGAAGTAACGGCAGGCACACCCCAACAGGTGAGGTGGTGTGGAGCCAGGATTCTGACGGCTCAACCTGTGCCACCTGTGCCCTCAGTGGGCTTGGCTCCTCCCTCAGCAGCAAACCAATGCCTCTTTCCCTTGGCCAGAGagaccggggtgggggtgggggacatatCACACTTGGAGCCAATG
The Apodemus sylvaticus chromosome 9, mApoSyl1.1, whole genome shotgun sequence DNA segment above includes these coding regions:
- the LOC127692552 gene encoding tyrosine-protein kinase ZAP-70, with product MPDPAAHLPFFYGSISRAEAEEHLKLAGMADGLFLLRQCLRSLGGYVLSLVHDVRFHHFPIERQLNGTYAIAGGKAHCGPAELCQFYSQDPDGLPCNLRKPCNRPPGLEPQPGVFDCLRDAMVRDYVRQTWKLEGDALEQAIISQAPQVEKLIATTAHERMPWYHSSLTREEAERKLYSGHQTDGKFLLRPRKEQGTYALSLVYGKTVYHYLISQDKAGKYCIPEGTKFDTLWQLVEYLKLKADGLIYRLKEVCPNSSASAAAAAPTLPAHPSTFAQPQRRADTLNSDGYTPEPARLASADKPRPTPMDTSVYESPYSDPEELKDKKLFLKRENLLVADIELGCGNFGSVRQGVYRMRKKQIDVAIKVLKQATEKADKDEMMREAQIMHQLDNPYIVRLIGVCQAEALMLVMEMAGGGPLHKFLLGKKEEIPVSNVAELLHQVAMGMKYLEEKNFVHRDLAARNVLLVNRHYAKISDFGLSKALGADDSYYTARSAGKWPLKWYAPECINFRKFSSRSDVWSYGVTMWEAFSYGQKPYKKMKGPEVLEFIKQGKRMECPPECPPEMYALMGDCWIYKWEDRPDFLTVEQRMRNYYYSLASRAEGPPQCEQAAEAACG